In the Dama dama isolate Ldn47 chromosome 13, ASM3311817v1, whole genome shotgun sequence genome, one interval contains:
- the LOC133067772 gene encoding myeloid-associated differentiation marker-like → MQGVLKVLESFVACVIFAFISNTSRHPKEPAHEWCLAIYYICFTQAIVATLLNLGNWEYRLPIQVVLTLLSVLLYSTALVLWSLYPVNEEIEIKPEGFWYLYILGLTHCSSLGDHRLAVAILTAINLLIYVADLVISAH, encoded by the coding sequence ATGCAGGGTGTGCTAAAGGTGCTGGAGAGCTTTGTGGCCTGTGTCATCTTCGCCTTCATCTCCAACACCTCCCGGCACCCGAAGGAGCCAGCTCACGAGTGGTGTCTAGCCATCTATTACATCTGCTTCACCCAAGCGATCGTGGCCACGCTGCTGAACCTGGGCAACTGGGAGTACAGGCTGCCCATCCAGGTTGTGCTGACCCTGCTCTCCGTCCTCCTCTACTCCACTGCTTTGGTTCTCTGGTCACTCTACCCAGTAAACGAGGAGATTGAGATCAAGCCCGAGGGATTCTGGTACCTGTACATATTGGGGCTCACCCACTGCTCGAGTCTCGGGGACCATCGACTGGCTGTGGCCATCCTGACAGCCATCAACCTGCTGATTTATGTGGCCGACCTGGTGATTTCAGCCCACTAG
- the LOC133068353 gene encoding myeloid-associated differentiation marker-like, which produces MSTGRTSPDKCGLYIVFSCLRVPQLACIISAFFLVLDKGIRWWDISNRIMFSWCFCIIGTLTIVILELYRFPTDFPFCWYNFSITYACYAALTCLSAAIFYPITYIKFLPYDASRNRAIAATVFSCIACVVYVMEVACIWECYKLKEIPCYVHTMPGLLKVLETFVACVIFVFISNTSLYMDQPALEWCVAVYSICFILAVVAMLMDRDEWESRLPVSFPVFHLGLTLLSILLHFTALVLWLLYQFDEKYGGQPQQSSDVNCIDRTTNSMCTWDQRLAVTILTAINLLIYMADLGYWAHQVSVGTGGQPTDF; this is translated from the coding sequence ATGTCCACCGGTAGGACATCTCCAGACAAGTGCGGCTTGTACATTGTGTTCAGCTGTCTCCGTGTGCCACAGCTGGCCTGCATCATCTCAGCCTTCTTCCTGGTACTCGACAAGGGGATTCGGTGGTGGGACATAAGTAACCGGATCATGTTCAGCTGGTGCTTCTGTATCATCGGTACCCTCACCATCGTCATACTGGAATTATATAGGTTCCCGACCGACTTTCCTTTCTGCTGGTACAACTTCTCCATCACCTATGCCTGCTATGCTGCCCTCACCTGCCTCTCGGCCGCCATCTTCTACCCCATCACCTACATCAAGTTCTTGCCTTATGATGCCAGCCGAAACCGGGCCATTGCCGCCACTGTGTTCTCCTGCATCGCATGTGTGGTTTATGTCATGGAAGTGGCCTGCATATGGGAATGCTACAAGCTCAAGGAGATCCCCTGCTACGTGCACACCATGCCAGGCCTGCTGAAGGTGCTGGAGACCTTCGTGGCTTGTGTTATCTTTGTTTTCATCAGCAACACCTCCCTGTACATGGACCAGCCAGCCCTGGAGTGGTGCGTGGCCGTGTACTCCATCTGCTTCATCCTGGCAGTTGTGGCCATGCTGATGGACCGGGATGAATGGGAAAGCAGGCTGCCCGTCTCCTTTCCCGTTTTTCATCTGGGACTGACCTTGCTGTCTATCCTCCTCCACTTCACAGCTCTGGTCCTCTGGCTGCTCTACCAGTTTGATGAGAAGTATGGTGGTCAGCCCCAGCAGTCCAGTGATGTGAACTGCATTGATAGAACTACCAACAGCATGTGCACCTGGGACCAGCGCCTGGCTGTGACCATTCTAACAGCCATCAACCTGTTGATTTACATGGCTGACCTGGGGTACTGGGCCCACCAGGTTTCTGTAGGGACTGGGGGTCAACCCACAGACTTCTGA